A portion of the Cryptomeria japonica chromosome 5, Sugi_1.0, whole genome shotgun sequence genome contains these proteins:
- the LOC131875996 gene encoding uncharacterized protein LOC131875996 — protein MFQEVLARLGPRPEVEQPIHAQVGESYQHVSEERERERSPRRREVPVGHDSAPSSHIKDLLRTNPPFFDGRGTGLEAETWLISLDRCFAMFPYSSNTRARCAIMRLDDFASIWWKLEEEKIGLNINTVSWEIFLERFRARFLSPQWRQTRADEFYSLRQFGMSVDQFEHRFYELKQYAGIGNDEAMLVQHFLRGLNDRISGGVRVFEPVSVEAAVAKARLVEQNLIRAHGGQAGVQIGSVPSSGNRARGNQSQSAAPFRTPQAPAKGGQQQQPQQQPQQQKPKQSQGQQGGNPPHRRNRNWRRSKQGFPGQSSQSASQAPSRGSFQQSSGPTGGRGPGRGACYSCGQYGHIAVQCPQRIHQTGNQGPVASEPTVGDAGRTHRVFAAVDNRQAEHQGTVIEAAGRGRAAFYGARAHSSASGFDPQGTHHRPGKGPMGPK, from the exons ATGTTTCAGGaagttctagctaggctaggccccaggcctgaagttgagcagcccatccatgctcaggttggggagtcgtatcagcatgtttcagaggagagagagagagagaggtctcctaggaggagagaggttcCTGTTGGTCATGATTCAGCTCCCTCGAGTCACATCAAGGATCTTTTGAGGACCAaccctcctttcttcgatggccgaggcacaggtctcgaggcagagacttggttgattagtttggataggtgtttcgctatgtttccatacagtagcaacacccgagcgagatgtgcgatcatgcgtctcgatgattttgcttctatatggtggaagttagaggaagagaagattggtctgaatatcaatactgtttcttgggagatcttcttagagaggttcagagcacggtttctttcaccgcagtggagacagactcgggcagatgagttctattcattgcgacagtttggtatgtcagttgaccagttcgagcatagattctatgagctgaagcagtatgccgggattggcaacgatgaggctatgctcgtacagcatttcttgagaggtcttaacgaccgcattagtggaggggttagagtttttgagccagtttcagtggaggcagcggtggcgaaagccagattggttgagcagaacctcaTCCGTGCACATGGTGGACAGGCAGGAGttcagatagggagtgttccttccagtgggaacagagctcgtgggaatcagtcccagtcagcggcaccattcaggactcctcaggcacccgctaagggtggacagcagcagcagCCGCAACAGCAACCGCAGCAGCAGAAACCGAAACagtctcagggccagcagggtggcaacccTCCTCATAGAAGAAACAGGAACTGGCGGAGAAGCAAACAGGGTTTTCCAGGACAGTCTTCTCAGAGTGCAtcacaggcccctagtaggggaagctttcagcagtccagtgggccgactggaggtagaggacctggtagaggagcttgctactcttgtgggcagtatggtcataTAGCCGTGCAGTGTCCTCAGCGTATCCACCAGACAGGGAATCAGGGGCCAgttgcatcagagcctacagtagggGATGCCGGTAGGACCCACAGAGTGTttgcagcggttgataaccgccaggctgagcatcaggggacagttattgaggccgcag gtcgaggacgggcagctttctatggagcccgtgcgcattcttcagcgtcgggatttgaccctcaggggacgcaccatcgaccaggtaagggtcctatgggacccaaatga